Genomic window (Arthrobacter sp. StoSoilA2):
GCAACCAAGCCCGCCACGATCACTGTTCCCGGTGGTGAGCCCGAGGCCGGCAAGCCCGTCAAGGTGATCGCCTACATCGACTTCATCTGCCCGGTTTGCAAGCGGTTTGAGACAACCTACGGGGAGTCGCTCACCAAACTACGCAACGAAGGCAAGATTTCCCTCGAGTACCGTCCCCTTGGCTTCCTGGACCAGCAATCCACCACCAACTACTCCTCACGCGCCGCAAATGCCGCAGCGTGCGTGGTGAACTCTTCGCCTGAGAAGTACGCCGACTTCTTCAACCTCCTCTTCGAACGCCAGCCTTCCGAAGGCAGCGCCGGTATCTCGGACAACGACCTCAAGGCCATGGCCAAGGAGGTAGGTGCAGCGAACATCGACTCCTGCGTGGACAGCAAGCAATACCGGCCCTACGTAAAGGTGGCTACGCAAGAAGCGGCGGCCATCGGCATCACGGGCACCCCCACCGTGTTCATCGACGGCAAGAAGTGGGATGGATCCACCGACCTGAACGCTGAAATCCAGACCGCGGTTGACGCCAAGGGCTAGGTCTTAGGAATTTACGACGGCGGCTGGTCGCCTCGGTTTGTGCCTTGCGCTCAACCTGGGGTGGCTGGCCGCCTTCGTGATTTCCGTGAGGGGGAGGGTCTGGGCTAACCTTATCTAGCGTCGTTTTCGGCGCATGCCTCCTTAGCTCAGTTGGCCAGAGCACCGCTCTTGTAAAGCGGGGGTCGTCGGTTCGAATCCGACAGGGGGCTCCACAAAAATCCGCGGCGCTACCGGGACCAAGTCCGGTAGCGCCGCGGTTTTGCTTTCCCGGAGACTTCCGGATCCCTTCTCCCTGCCATGCGGGAGGGTTTTGTGCGCCGAGATTGTAGTCATTCTTCCGACACCTGCGGACAGGACGGATCGGGGCGGCGTTGTTTTTTCATACACTCCCGACTATCTCAAGTCCAGCGGGCGGCCTGTCAGCACGCATAGACCTGGAATCCCTGCCATTCACGGGCTCGCCGTTGAACGGCTCGTTGCGCGAGCTGCGGTTTCGACGCGCCGAACTGGCGAACTGAAGCGGTACTGGGCCCATCTACGGCACACTCATTCGTGCCTTGCACGGTCTAAGGGACTTCCTCCTGCGGCACCGGGATCCTGCGTTGGCGTTCACGCTGACCCTGCCGAAGTGCCAGCAGCGGAAACAGGAGCACGGAGAGCATGCCGGCTCCAACCAGTGCCGACGAGATTCCGCTTGAAATGAAGCCCTGATCCCTGCCAATGGCCGTGACGGCAACGATGATCGGCAGGCCGGTTGCCCCGAAAAGCATGATGGCCCGTTTCTCGGCAAAAGTGGACCTTGGCGGGGCAGCAAGCATCGACGGCAGGCCCCGGATGATCAGCAGGAGGAGCACGAACAGCGGGACCATTGCCAGGGCTGACGGGCTGGACGTGAGCGCGCCGAGATCGAAATCTATGCCGGTATCGATGAAGAAGATGGGCACCAGGAACCCGAAGGCAACAGCATCGAGTTTGGTCTCGATCACCTTCCGGTCCCGTTCGGGTGCGCGCGCAATGGCCACTTTCCAGAGGACGCCTGCGGCGAATGCCCCCAGCAACATGTCCAGTCCCAGGACCATGCTCAGCACCACGAGCACGGTGAGGATGAACATGATGGAGCGGACAGCGAACTGGCCGCTGGTGTGGAGAGTCCGGGTGACCTGCGAGTGGAAGAGCGTGTGCCTCGCCTTGGAAGCCAGGAAAATCGCAATGCCGGCCAGGAGAACGAATCCGAGAAGCACCGCCGTAGCCGGTCCCAGCTGCCTGCCGCTGAAAAACAGCGAGATTGCAATCAGGGGACCAAACTCACCAGCTGCACCCAATGCCGTGACGGCGATACCCATCGGGGATCTTGATTCACCGGCATCACGAAGAATGGGCAGCAACGCCCCCAACGCCGTGGAGCACAGCGCCACCCCGATGATGACCGCGGCCTCCGGCGTGGGGGCCAACAGAAAGCCCGCCCCAACGCCCGCGGCCAACGAGATCAGCCAACCGGCAGAGGCGCGGATGGCGGGACGGCCCCGGATATCGGAAAAATCGATCTCGTTGCCGGCCACGAAGAAGAGCATCGCCAGCCCGAAATCAGCCAGGGTGTCTGTGAACTGCGTGGATTCGATCCATCCCAACATGCTGGGACCCAGCAGGATTCCCAGGACGATCTCGAATACCACGAGCGGCACTTTGACCACCCGGTCAAGCAAGCGGACCGCCAGGGGCGCCGCCACAGCCAAGAGTGCGATCAGAACCAAGGATGTAGACAAGCCCTGCATCAGCGGTACCTCCGGTACCTCGGCCGCTTCTACCCCGGCCGCTTCGACGGAAAAGTATTCCAAAGCTACCGCCACACCTTCGATGACGCCATGATGCCGGTGTCCCGGTAGGCGGCCAGAGTTATCCACAAGCAGGAAGAAGCGCACGACGCCGGGTCCCGGCCCGCGTTAGTCTGGTTACCTCGGCTGAAGCAAGCGGCCGCAACACCCACTGTGCGGAGCCGTTTTCCAATGTCCGATGATCCAGACCTGGGCGCCCTTGCGGCGTCTTCCTTTTCCCTCCCCAAGCTCCGCCCCGGCCAACTCGCCGCCATGATTACGCTCGCCGGCGGCCGCGACGTCCTGGCCGTCATGCCCACTGGGTACGGCAAATCAGCCACCTACCAAGTGGCAGCCAGGTACCTTTTCAACCAAACCGGGCGCCCCGCCGTCGTGGTTTCTCCCTTGATTGCTTTGCAAGAGGACCAGCTGGACGGACTGAACGGGCAGCTGGGTGATGGCGTTGCCGTCGCCATCAACTCCTCCCGCAGCGACTCGGAAGTGGAAGACGCCTGGGAAGCGGCGGAGTCCGGCAAAGCCACTTTCGTGTTTCTGGCTCCCGAACAGTTGGCCAAACAGGAGACTGTGGACCGGATAGCCAAGCTGGACATCACCCTGTTCGTGGTGGACGAGGCCCACTGCGTCTCCTCTTGGGGCCATGACTTCCGCCCCGACTACCTCGATCTGGGAAATGTCCGCGAACGATTGGGAAACCCTCCGGTTGCAGCCCTTACCGCGACTGCCTCACCTCCAGTACGCGATGAAATTCTCGAACGCCTGGGCATGAAGGATCCGCTGGTTCTGGTCCGTGGCTTTGACCGGCCCAACATCAGTCTGGACGTGGTCCGCCATCAGGAGGACAAAGGCAAGCGACAAGCAGTCCTGGAGCAGGTTTCCACGCTGGCCAGCGGAGGCGAACGGGGCCTTCTGTACGCCGCTACCCGTAAGGACACGGAAAAGTACGCCACCAAATTGGCTAAGGAAGGACTCCGCGCGGAGGCATACCACGCCGGTCGATCCGATGCTGACAGGGAGCGCATCCATGAGCAGTTCCTGGACGATCAGCTGGACGTTGTGGTTGCCACCACGGCTTTCGGCATGGGCATCAACAAACCCAATGTGCGGTTCGTCGTGCATGCCGACATTCCGGAATCCCTGGACGCCTACTATCAGGAAATCGGCCGTTCCGGACGAGACGGTGAACCAGCCGCTGCCACACTGCATTACCGCGAAGAGGATCTTGGCCTGCGGAAATTCTTCGGCACGCATTCACCGGACCCGGATTCGCTCCTGGCAGTCCTGAAGATCCTGAAAGCCGCAGGCGCTCCTGCCCCCAAGAGCGCGCTCGCGGAGCTGACCGGATTCCCTGCGCGGCGCCTCACCGGGCTCGTCAACCAGTTGGAGGAAGCCGGCGCTGTCACCACAGGCAAGCGCGGCATTCGCCTGGCATCCAAAGCCAAACTCCCGGCCCTGGTGGCACGCGCCGTCGAACTGGCCGAGGCCCGGCAGCGGGTTGACCAGTCCCGGCTGACGATGATGCGCGCCTATGCGGAGACGGACAGCTGCCGACGGCAGTTTCTGTTGGGCTATTTCGGTGAGGAACTTTCGGAGCCGTGCGGCAATTGTGATGTGTGCGCCGCTGCTTCCGGGGCTGTCGATGGCAACTCAAAGCGTCAAAGCCCAAATGAACAGCGGGCTGGCGAAAGCGACCCATTCCCGCTGCAGTCCGCTGTGATTCACAAGGAATGGGGGCCGGGTCTGGTGATGAGGCATGAGGACGACGTCATCACCGTCTTGTTCGAGCAGGAAGGGTACAAGACTCTCTCCCGCAGGGCAGTCGTGGAACACGAACTGCTGAAGCCTGCATAGCGCTACGAGGCTCAGTGTTTCAGGTGTTCAGCTCCAGCATCAGGGCGGGCAACTCGTCGGCAAGTTCGCGCGCAAGGAACCCGAGTGGGCCCAGTTTGCTGGCCAAACGGTCGGCTGCGGCGGCGTGCAGGTGGGTTCCCCAGCAGGCAGCCTGCGCGCCGGTGGTCCCACGCGCCCGGAGACCGGTGATGGCACCGGCCAGTACGTCTCCACTGCCTGAGGTACCCAAACCTCCGTACCCGGTGGTGATCTTCCACAGTTCAGGGTCCCCGGGGTCTTCTCCATGTGGGCGTGCGATCACGCCCTGGCAGCTAACCACTGCACCGTACTGTTCGGCGACGGCGGCAACGTCGGTTTCGAGGTGGTTTACGTCCTGTCCCAGCAGGACTCCAGCCTCAGTCGGGTTGGGAGTGAGGATCAACCGGCCCCGCCAGGGTTCCAACATCCCCTTTAGCTTCACCAGTCCGCCGAGGGCGAAGGCGTCCAGGACAACGGCCGGCCCTTCGCCTTTGAGTTCCTCCCGCTCCAACAACCTGGCGAGCAATTCCCCTGCCAAGTCCGAATCATCCAGGCCGGGCCCGACCAACACTGCGTCTGCCCGTTCCAAGTTCCTTGAGATGACGTCCAGCCCCTCACCGGTAACGGACCCATCGGCAGTTTCCGGCAGGCCCACCGCCCCGCACTCCGGGAACGCGACTCCCACCTGCACGGCCACCGATTCGGCCACAGCCAACGTAATCTTTCCGGCCCCCGCGCGGAGGGCGGCGATGCCGGCCAGGACGGTGGCGCCCGGAGTGGTTCGTGCACCGCCGATGATCAGAACAGCGCCGCGTGAATATTTATCTTCGCCAGGAGCGGGCAGCGGCCACTCACGCAGAAGCGATGGCGTCACTTGCGTGGGGCCGGGAGTGCCGTGGAAATCACTGTGGGTGGACACTGGCATCTCCGGCATGCTCGGTGACCGTGACGCCCTGTTCGGTGAGATGATCGGCCACGTTGAAGCTCTCGAGCATCCATGGTCCAGCGCCAGAGGGGCGCACGTACCGGGTAATTGATGCGTTCAGCACCGTTGTGCTGGCGGCGAGATCCAGGATCTCGCGCTCGGACATCCCCTCCAGGACGTATCGGACCAGCAGGATCACTGCATCATGGCAAACGAGCATTACACGGTGTCCTCTTCCCAGATTGTTGAGCTCGTCCAGGACGGATCGCAGGCGAAGCGCGACGTCAGCCCAGGATTCACCTCCGGGTGGCCTGTAGAACAGCTTGCCCAGCCAGAGGCGCCGCTCGGCCTCATCGGGGTAACGCGTTTCCACGCCTAAGCGGGTGAGTCTGTCCAAAATGCCCAATTCCCGGTCGCGGAGGCGTTCATCCGTGTGGACTTTCAGGGGCCAGCCAGCTGTTTGAACAGCAATTTCCGCTGTCTGAAGGGCGCGTGCATAGGGGGAGGAGACCACCGTGTCCGGGCGGAACTCCTCCGCAATCCGGGACAGCGCAGTTCCCAATGCCTTGGCCTGATCCTGGCCGGTATCCGATAGGTTGACGTCCGGGTCCCTGGCGGGGACGTCAATGACCTCAGCCCGCGCCAGGCGGGCTTCCGTCGCGGCTACGTTGCCTTCACTTTCTCCATGCCGGACCAGCAGCAACTCAACAGCCCCGGCTTCCTGCACAGCCTCTGTCA
Coding sequences:
- a CDS encoding thioredoxin domain-containing protein codes for the protein MSPANEPRLSKAERTAQAREKAREIREAQLKKEKRNKLLIGWGIVVAVVAILAVIALVVTTSIQQSAPIADQGPTPANGNVHGGVTLLANSDVVKSDASSVNVADVPSAPATKPATITVPGGEPEAGKPVKVIAYIDFICPVCKRFETTYGESLTKLRNEGKISLEYRPLGFLDQQSTTNYSSRAANAAACVVNSSPEKYADFFNLLFERQPSEGSAGISDNDLKAMAKEVGAANIDSCVDSKQYRPYVKVATQEAAAIGITGTPTVFIDGKKWDGSTDLNAEIQTAVDAKG
- a CDS encoding cation:proton antiporter — its product is MEYFSVEAAGVEAAEVPEVPLMQGLSTSLVLIALLAVAAPLAVRLLDRVVKVPLVVFEIVLGILLGPSMLGWIESTQFTDTLADFGLAMLFFVAGNEIDFSDIRGRPAIRASAGWLISLAAGVGAGFLLAPTPEAAVIIGVALCSTALGALLPILRDAGESRSPMGIAVTALGAAGEFGPLIAISLFFSGRQLGPATAVLLGFVLLAGIAIFLASKARHTLFHSQVTRTLHTSGQFAVRSIMFILTVLVVLSMVLGLDMLLGAFAAGVLWKVAIARAPERDRKVIETKLDAVAFGFLVPIFFIDTGIDFDLGALTSSPSALAMVPLFVLLLLIIRGLPSMLAAPPRSTFAEKRAIMLFGATGLPIIVAVTAIGRDQGFISSGISSALVGAGMLSVLLFPLLALRQGQRERQRRIPVPQEEVP
- a CDS encoding RecQ family ATP-dependent DNA helicase, whose protein sequence is MSDDPDLGALAASSFSLPKLRPGQLAAMITLAGGRDVLAVMPTGYGKSATYQVAARYLFNQTGRPAVVVSPLIALQEDQLDGLNGQLGDGVAVAINSSRSDSEVEDAWEAAESGKATFVFLAPEQLAKQETVDRIAKLDITLFVVDEAHCVSSWGHDFRPDYLDLGNVRERLGNPPVAALTATASPPVRDEILERLGMKDPLVLVRGFDRPNISLDVVRHQEDKGKRQAVLEQVSTLASGGERGLLYAATRKDTEKYATKLAKEGLRAEAYHAGRSDADRERIHEQFLDDQLDVVVATTAFGMGINKPNVRFVVHADIPESLDAYYQEIGRSGRDGEPAAATLHYREEDLGLRKFFGTHSPDPDSLLAVLKILKAAGAPAPKSALAELTGFPARRLTGLVNQLEEAGAVTTGKRGIRLASKAKLPALVARAVELAEARQRVDQSRLTMMRAYAETDSCRRQFLLGYFGEELSEPCGNCDVCAAASGAVDGNSKRQSPNEQRAGESDPFPLQSAVIHKEWGPGLVMRHEDDVITVLFEQEGYKTLSRRAVVEHELLKPA
- a CDS encoding NAD(P)H-hydrate dehydratase; the encoded protein is MPVSTHSDFHGTPGPTQVTPSLLREWPLPAPGEDKYSRGAVLIIGGARTTPGATVLAGIAALRAGAGKITLAVAESVAVQVGVAFPECGAVGLPETADGSVTGEGLDVISRNLERADAVLVGPGLDDSDLAGELLARLLEREELKGEGPAVVLDAFALGGLVKLKGMLEPWRGRLILTPNPTEAGVLLGQDVNHLETDVAAVAEQYGAVVSCQGVIARPHGEDPGDPELWKITTGYGGLGTSGSGDVLAGAITGLRARGTTGAQAACWGTHLHAAAADRLASKLGPLGFLARELADELPALMLELNT
- a CDS encoding histidine phosphatase family protein, which codes for MVFLNDDERTKARQLTEAVQEAGAVELLLVRHGESEGNVAATEARLARAEVIDVPARDPDVNLSDTGQDQAKALGTALSRIAEEFRPDTVVSSPYARALQTAEIAVQTAGWPLKVHTDERLRDRELGILDRLTRLGVETRYPDEAERRLWLGKLFYRPPGGESWADVALRLRSVLDELNNLGRGHRVMLVCHDAVILLVRYVLEGMSEREILDLAASTTVLNASITRYVRPSGAGPWMLESFNVADHLTEQGVTVTEHAGDASVHPQ